The following are encoded in a window of Armatimonadota bacterium genomic DNA:
- the hisH gene encoding imidazole glycerol phosphate synthase subunit HisH — protein sequence MSKPAVAIIDYGVGNLRSVEKAFLAVGHNAVVTQSPEEVVKAERIVLPGVGAFGAAMESLRAIGMDEAVRTVVAAGKPFMGICLGLQLLFTESFELGHYKGLNLIPGKVVQFFQPEDRTPETDALKVPHMGWNELIVRKPAPPLKDFPTGGMTYHVHSFYVCPEDKDVVAATARHGIEFCTAVWKDNVFACQFHPEKSGSLGLRILKNFGDWKP from the coding sequence ATGAGCAAGCCTGCAGTAGCAATAATAGATTACGGCGTCGGAAATCTCCGTAGCGTGGAGAAGGCATTCCTCGCTGTCGGGCACAATGCCGTCGTAACCCAGAGCCCTGAAGAGGTCGTCAAGGCGGAGCGCATTGTCCTGCCCGGAGTAGGTGCGTTCGGCGCGGCGATGGAGAGCCTGCGCGCGATCGGCATGGACGAGGCCGTCCGGACGGTCGTCGCCGCCGGGAAGCCGTTCATGGGCATCTGCCTCGGCCTCCAACTGCTCTTCACCGAGAGCTTCGAACTCGGCCACTACAAGGGGCTGAACCTGATCCCCGGTAAGGTTGTGCAGTTCTTCCAGCCGGAGGACCGAACGCCCGAGACCGACGCGCTCAAGGTCCCGCACATGGGCTGGAACGAACTGATCGTTCGCAAGCCCGCGCCGCCGCTCAAGGATTTCCCCACGGGCGGGATGACGTACCACGTCCACTCGTTCTACGTCTGCCCGGAGGACAAGGATGTCGTCGCCGCGACCGCGAGGCACGGCATCGAGTTCTGCACGGCGGTCTGGAAGGACAACGTCTTCGCCTGCCAGTT
- the hisB gene encoding imidazoleglycerol-phosphate dehydratase HisB: MPRTAEVERKTKETKIKISIDLDGSGESQISTGIGFLDHMLDAVARHGLFDLRIEARGDLEVDPHHTVEDIGILLGKAIDKALGDKTGLVRYGWAAVPMDEALVLTAIDLSGRGIIAYDVAIEQERVGAMETVLFAEFFESLARNGKMTLHIRKLAGGDPHHTAEAVFKSFARALEMATRISDRVKGVPSTKGVL; the protein is encoded by the coding sequence ATGCCCCGAACAGCCGAAGTAGAGCGCAAGACCAAAGAGACGAAGATCAAGATCAGCATTGATCTCGACGGCAGCGGCGAGTCCCAGATCAGCACCGGGATCGGTTTCCTGGATCACATGCTGGATGCGGTCGCTCGTCACGGCCTCTTCGATCTCAGGATCGAGGCGAGGGGCGACCTGGAGGTTGACCCGCATCACACCGTAGAGGATATCGGCATCCTGCTCGGCAAGGCGATAGACAAAGCTCTGGGCGACAAGACCGGGCTGGTTCGCTACGGGTGGGCCGCCGTGCCGATGGACGAGGCGCTCGTGCTGACCGCCATTGACCTGAGCGGGCGCGGCATCATCGCCTACGACGTTGCCATCGAGCAGGAGCGTGTCGGCGCGATGGAAACCGTCCTGTTCGCCGAGTTCTTCGAGTCGCTTGCGCGGAACGGCAAAATGACGCTCCACATCCGAAAACTCGCCGGGGGTGACCCGCATCACACGGCGGAGGCGGTCTTCAAGTCCTTCGCCCGCGCCCTCGAAATGGCGACCCGGATATCCGACCGCGTGAAGGGTGTACCGTCTACGAAAGGGGTCCTGTGA